The Flavobacteriaceae bacterium 3519-10 genome includes a window with the following:
- a CDS encoding protein containing DUF37, whose protein sequence is MLNKIITFPLVALIKIYQWFISPLFPKNCRFEPTCSSYMVEALRVHGPVKGLWLGTKRIARCHPWGSEGYDPVPPKTMHKH, encoded by the coding sequence ATGCTGAACAAAATCATCACTTTTCCGCTGGTTGCGCTGATAAAGATTTATCAGTGGTTCATCTCCCCTCTTTTCCCCAAAAACTGCCGTTTTGAGCCCACATGTTCAAGTTATATGGTTGAAGCGCTCCGCGTTCATGGCCCGGTTAAAGGCTTGTGGCTCGGCACCAAACGCATTGCGCGATGCCATCCGTGGGGTTCTGAAGGATATGATCCTGTTCCGCCAAAAACAATGCATAAACATTAA
- a CDS encoding ATPase, AAA family, with protein MQVNFRKLSPFKTTISILISNTPLAEQMRPKTLDEVRGQEHLTGEKGTVRKMLENDTLNSLIFWGPPGTGKTTIAEIISEQSGRKFFKLSAVSSGVKDVREVIEEAKKQNLFSGKSPILFIDEIHRFNKSQQDSLLHAVEKGWIVLIGATTENPSFEVVSALLSRSQVYVLKSLSYEKLEELAELSLKNYNASHGTEFRIKDKEAFIQYSGGDARKLINSVENVLNNFKNSDKKEISNADVLEVLQETMALYDKNGEQHYDIISAFIKSMRGSDPNGAVYWLARMLVGGEDVKFIARRMLILAAEDIGLANPNALVIANNCFQAVNVIGNPEARIILSETTVYLAVSPKSNSTYLAINEAMAFVKKTGNLPVPLHLRNAPTKLMKDLNYGKDYDYAHSHEGNFVDLEFLPDEISGEKFYNPGNNSTENKIKEELNRKWKGKY; from the coding sequence TTGCAGGTAAACTTCCGCAAGCTCTCACCGTTTAAAACTACCATTTCTATTTTGATTTCCAATACTCCTCTTGCTGAGCAGATGCGCCCGAAAACCTTAGACGAAGTTCGGGGGCAGGAACACCTTACCGGCGAAAAAGGTACGGTGCGCAAGATGCTCGAAAACGATACGCTCAATTCGCTGATTTTTTGGGGACCGCCCGGAACCGGGAAAACCACGATCGCTGAAATAATTTCGGAACAGTCTGGGCGTAAGTTTTTTAAACTTTCTGCGGTTTCAAGCGGGGTGAAAGATGTGCGTGAAGTAATTGAAGAGGCGAAAAAGCAAAATCTGTTTTCAGGGAAGTCGCCAATTCTGTTTATCGATGAGATTCACCGTTTCAACAAATCCCAGCAGGATTCGCTGCTTCACGCCGTTGAAAAAGGTTGGATTGTCCTGATCGGCGCCACCACCGAAAATCCGAGTTTCGAGGTCGTTTCGGCATTGCTTTCGAGGTCACAGGTTTATGTTTTGAAATCTTTGAGTTATGAAAAACTTGAAGAACTTGCAGAGCTTTCGCTTAAAAATTATAATGCCAGCCATGGCACCGAGTTCAGAATTAAAGACAAAGAAGCCTTCATTCAATATTCGGGCGGCGACGCGCGAAAGCTGATCAATTCGGTTGAAAATGTGCTCAATAACTTTAAAAATTCAGATAAAAAAGAAATTTCCAACGCCGATGTTTTGGAAGTTCTTCAGGAAACCATGGCGCTGTACGACAAGAACGGCGAGCAGCATTACGACATTATTTCGGCATTTATCAAATCAATGCGCGGCTCGGATCCGAATGGCGCGGTCTATTGGCTCGCGCGAATGCTTGTGGGTGGCGAAGATGTGAAGTTCATCGCGCGACGCATGCTGATTCTGGCTGCTGAAGATATCGGCTTGGCCAATCCCAATGCGCTCGTCATCGCGAATAACTGTTTTCAGGCGGTAAATGTGATTGGGAATCCTGAGGCACGCATTATTTTAAGTGAAACCACGGTTTATTTGGCGGTTTCGCCTAAATCAAATTCAACATATCTTGCCATCAATGAAGCAATGGCTTTCGTAAAGAAAACCGGAAATCTCCCTGTTCCGCTACATCTCAGAAATGCGCCCACCAAACTGATGAAGGATTTGAACTACGGTAAAGATTACGATTATGCCCATTCGCACGAAGGAAATTTTGTGGATCTTGAATTTTTACCCGACGAAATTTCGGGCGAGAAATTTTATAATCCCGGAAATAATTCGACCGAAAATAAGATTAAGGAAGAACTTAACAGAAAATGGAAGGGTAAATATTAA
- a CDS encoding Prephenate dehydratase: MKIAFLGPQASFTQLATSQIFPDDDLIPQSNILDCFNAVKNGEVDKAVVPLENSIEGTVSMTLDYLYDFEDIYIETEAIMPISHHLMIHPNNENFTKVISHPQALAQTFHFRFDHYKNTETQDYSSTAAAAKLVSENPTEKWAAIANAYAAKLYGLKIIQQNIQDFEQNHTKFIVISRKRDQLKLKYSKTSEKTSLIITLPDDRAGALHQVCSVFAWRKMNLSKIESRTLKTGLGKYFFFINVASEWHPVLSQNAIQELELLGAKVKFLGHYDEYLLEA, translated from the coding sequence ATGAAAATAGCATTCCTTGGCCCGCAGGCCAGTTTCACGCAACTTGCGACTTCCCAGATTTTTCCCGACGACGACTTAATCCCACAATCCAACATTCTCGATTGTTTTAATGCCGTAAAGAACGGCGAGGTGGACAAAGCCGTCGTACCACTCGAAAACTCAATTGAAGGAACAGTTTCTATGACGCTCGATTATTTGTATGATTTCGAAGATATTTACATTGAAACCGAAGCTATAATGCCTATTTCGCATCATTTAATGATTCACCCCAACAATGAAAATTTCACGAAGGTAATTTCTCATCCGCAGGCGTTGGCGCAGACTTTTCATTTCAGATTCGACCATTATAAAAACACCGAAACGCAGGATTACAGCTCCACAGCGGCGGCCGCAAAACTTGTATCAGAGAATCCGACGGAAAAATGGGCGGCCATTGCCAACGCGTATGCGGCTAAATTATACGGTTTGAAAATCATTCAGCAGAACATCCAGGATTTTGAACAGAACCACACAAAATTTATTGTGATATCCCGCAAACGCGATCAGTTAAAACTTAAATATTCGAAAACATCGGAGAAAACATCACTGATCATTACACTTCCGGACGATCGTGCGGGCGCGCTGCATCAGGTATGTTCGGTTTTTGCGTGGCGAAAAATGAATCTTTCTAAAATTGAAAGCCGCACGCTGAAAACGGGTTTAGGGAAATATTTTTTCTTTATAAATGTGGCCAGCGAATGGCATCCGGTTTTATCTCAAAACGCAATTCAGGAACTCGAACTGCTTGGTGCTAAAGTAAAATTCCTTGGCCATTACGACGAATATTTGCTGGAAGCTTAA
- a CDS encoding coagulation factor 5/8 type domain protein translates to MYGFFLNITLSVLSFCLNFTFPQSKIMNARTLFTLVFSLVITWVSAQQKTYCNPINIDYGYTPFEVFSKQGKHRATADPVIVNFQKKLFLFSTNQEGYWHSDDMLNWKFVKRKFLRDNKYIHDLNAPAAWAMKDTLYVYGSTWESDFPIWKSTNPTKDEWEIAVDTLKVGAWDPAFHYDEDTNKLFLYWGSSNEWPLLGTEVKMNTLQSEGYVKPILRLKPEDHGWERFGEYNDNVFLQPFVEGAWVTKHNGKYYMQYGAPATEFSGYADGVYVSKNPLEGYEYQQHNPFSYKPGGFARGAGHGATFQDNYKNYWHVSTIFISTKNNFERRLGIWPAGFDKDDVMYSNTAYGDYPTLIPEFAQGKDFTKGLFTGWMLLNYNKPVQVSSTLGGYHSNYAVDEDIKTYWSAKTGNSGEWFQTDLGEGSTINAIQVNYADQDVEFMGKTTGTMHQYKIYISNDGKNWKVLIDKSQNTTDVPHDYIELEKPAKARYLKMENLKMPTGKFALSGFRVFGKGGGEKPEKVQNFVPLRADPKKYGERRSIWMKWQQNEKADGYVIYFGKTPDKLYGSIMVYGQNEYFFTGADRTDAYYFQIEAFNNNGISERSEIFKSE, encoded by the coding sequence TTGTACGGATTTTTTTTGAATATCACTCTGTCTGTTTTAAGCTTTTGCCTTAACTTTACTTTTCCTCAAAGTAAAATTATGAACGCACGGACACTATTTACGCTTGTATTTTCATTGGTTATTACATGGGTTTCAGCCCAGCAGAAAACCTATTGTAACCCGATCAACATCGATTATGGCTACACGCCTTTTGAAGTTTTTTCAAAGCAGGGAAAACACCGCGCAACTGCCGATCCGGTAATTGTGAATTTCCAGAAGAAGCTTTTTCTGTTTTCTACTAATCAGGAAGGTTACTGGCACAGCGACGATATGCTGAACTGGAAATTCGTGAAGCGTAAATTTCTGCGCGATAACAAATACATTCACGATCTTAATGCGCCAGCGGCCTGGGCTATGAAGGACACGCTCTACGTCTACGGTTCTACCTGGGAATCCGATTTTCCGATCTGGAAATCTACAAATCCCACCAAAGACGAATGGGAAATTGCGGTTGACACGCTTAAAGTTGGTGCCTGGGATCCGGCGTTTCATTATGATGAAGACACTAATAAACTTTTTCTTTATTGGGGTTCAAGCAACGAATGGCCACTATTGGGAACTGAAGTTAAGATGAATACGCTGCAATCTGAGGGTTACGTAAAACCTATTTTAAGATTAAAACCGGAAGATCATGGCTGGGAACGATTCGGGGAATACAATGACAATGTTTTCCTTCAGCCTTTTGTGGAAGGCGCGTGGGTAACAAAACATAACGGCAAATATTATATGCAGTACGGCGCGCCGGCTACAGAATTCAGCGGATATGCCGATGGCGTATATGTTTCAAAAAACCCACTCGAAGGTTACGAATATCAGCAGCACAACCCGTTTTCTTACAAGCCCGGCGGATTCGCGCGCGGAGCCGGGCATGGAGCTACATTTCAGGATAATTATAAGAATTACTGGCACGTTTCAACCATTTTTATCTCAACCAAAAATAATTTCGAACGGAGACTTGGCATCTGGCCCGCCGGATTCGATAAAGATGATGTAATGTACAGCAACACGGCGTACGGCGATTACCCGACATTAATCCCCGAATTTGCGCAGGGTAAAGATTTCACCAAAGGACTTTTCACCGGATGGATGTTGCTGAATTATAATAAACCCGTCCAGGTGTCGTCCACGTTGGGCGGCTATCATTCGAATTACGCGGTGGACGAGGACATCAAAACCTATTGGTCCGCCAAAACCGGGAATTCCGGAGAATGGTTTCAGACCGATCTTGGCGAAGGTTCTACCATCAATGCAATCCAGGTTAATTATGCCGATCAGGATGTAGAATTTATGGGGAAAACTACTGGCACGATGCATCAGTACAAGATTTACATTTCAAATGACGGCAAAAACTGGAAAGTTTTAATCGACAAAAGCCAAAATACAACCGACGTTCCGCACGATTATATTGAACTTGAGAAGCCCGCGAAAGCGCGGTACCTAAAGATGGAAAACCTAAAAATGCCGACCGGCAAATTTGCATTAAGCGGATTTCGTGTTTTCGGAAAAGGCGGGGGCGAAAAACCCGAGAAAGTTCAAAACTTCGTTCCATTACGCGCTGATCCTAAAAAATACGGCGAGCGCAGAAGCATCTGGATGAAGTGGCAGCAGAATGAGAAGGCCGATGGCTACGTTATCTATTTCGGGAAAACGCCAGACAAACTCTACGGCAGCATTATGGTTTATGGACAAAACGAATATTTCTTCACGGGTGCCGACCGTACCGATGCCTATTACTTTCAGATCGAAGCCTTCAACAATAACGGAATTTCAGAACGCTCGGAAATCTTCAAATCAGAATAA
- a CDS encoding Alpha-aspartyl dipeptidase Peptidase E, translating into MNIVLASTSTLFGGNYLEYLKDQITVLFEGCDEIIFVPFARPGGISHEDYTQKAGEFFSKIGIKLRGLHEFEDKSAAINAAQGFFTGGGNTFLLVKMLHDLDLMRTLKQNVESGKPYLGCSAGSNIGGLNMKTTNDMPIVYPPSFECMGLVPFNINPHYLDPNPELKHNGETRETRIKEFLTQNDTRVVGLREGNWIRRTGDTITVEGSEMTRIFVKDAEPYELPPGSLL; encoded by the coding sequence ATGAATATTGTACTCGCATCCACGTCTACGCTTTTCGGCGGCAACTATCTTGAATATTTAAAGGATCAGATCACTGTTTTGTTTGAAGGTTGCGACGAAATTATTTTCGTCCCTTTCGCGCGGCCGGGCGGTATTTCGCATGAAGATTACACCCAAAAGGCTGGTGAGTTCTTTTCGAAGATCGGGATTAAATTGCGTGGTTTACATGAATTTGAGGATAAAAGCGCTGCTATAAACGCTGCACAGGGTTTCTTCACGGGAGGAGGAAATACTTTCCTGCTCGTTAAGATGCTTCATGATCTTGATCTGATGCGTACCTTAAAACAAAATGTTGAAAGCGGTAAACCTTATCTGGGATGCAGCGCCGGCTCTAACATTGGCGGACTTAATATGAAAACCACCAATGATATGCCGATTGTGTATCCGCCAAGTTTCGAATGCATGGGGTTGGTTCCTTTCAATATCAATCCGCATTATCTGGACCCGAATCCGGAGCTTAAACATAACGGGGAAACGCGCGAAACACGAATAAAGGAATTTCTGACGCAAAATGATACCAGGGTTGTAGGTCTTCGGGAAGGCAACTGGATTCGCAGAACCGGCGACACAATTACCGTTGAAGGCAGCGAAATGACAAGGATTTTCGTGAAAGACGCAGAACCATACGAACTGCCGCCCGGAAGTTTGCTTTAA
- a CDS encoding 4-hydroxybenzoyl-CoA thioesterase family active site has product MIINKYICMLHLKCLMIHTTHSLRVRYAETDPMKYVYYGNYATYLEVARVELFRSLGMSYDEIENQGIWLPVSEFSIKYLRPALYDEMIEIHTFIKKTPGVRIDFEYEIYNSSNLKITEAKTTLFFLDAKTGKVIRCPDFLMELIEKNWKE; this is encoded by the coding sequence TTGATTATTAACAAATATATTTGTATGCTTCATTTAAAATGTCTTATGATACACACAACACATTCATTACGAGTACGTTACGCCGAAACCGACCCGATGAAATACGTCTATTATGGCAACTACGCAACTTATCTCGAAGTGGCCCGTGTGGAACTTTTTCGGAGCCTCGGAATGTCGTATGATGAGATTGAAAATCAGGGAATTTGGCTCCCTGTGTCAGAGTTCAGCATTAAGTATCTGCGGCCGGCTTTGTACGACGAAATGATCGAAATTCATACCTTCATAAAAAAAACTCCCGGTGTAAGAATTGATTTTGAATATGAAATTTATAACAGTTCTAATTTAAAAATCACCGAAGCTAAAACCACGCTTTTCTTCCTCGATGCGAAAACCGGAAAAGTGATCAGATGTCCGGATTTCCTGATGGAATTGATTGAAAAAAACTGGAAGGAATAA
- a CDS encoding Chromosomal replication initiator protein dnaA, which produces MENTMNENLPLIWERCLQFMRDNLSAAEDHTDLKKLENSFDLLFDNVRPVSLVSNNLTLLVPSDFYKEYIEDNYLSLLSAALKKNIGKGVKLWYQVMENKPAGQEAPITMNMKGKSIATPKMQETLPPSFSSNLINPFVVPGMKKINIDSNLKADFSFDNYVEGESNKFASTVARSIAKRPGATAFNPLFLYGGYGVGKTHLGHAVGLEVKNSYPDKVVLYLSSEKFIQQFVSAAKAHKQTEFANFYQMVDVLIIDDIQFLSGKKSTQDSFFHIFDYLHQNGKQIILTSDKAPVDILDIQDRIVSRFKWGLSAEIKSPDFDTRRKIIVDKLSRDGIVLTEDMLDFLASEVKTNVRELIGVINSVIAYSTVYKSELSLELLKETINKIAANQKKVINIPYIQEVVCEYFGIEREQLLSKTRKREIALPRQLAMYFAKEFTNATFTKIGEEMGGKDHSTVMYACDTIKDVSKIDKELKKYVKELTEKIKQ; this is translated from the coding sequence TTGGAGAACACAATGAACGAAAATTTACCACTTATTTGGGAACGATGTCTTCAGTTTATGAGGGACAACCTTAGCGCTGCCGAAGACCATACGGATCTTAAAAAATTAGAAAATTCGTTCGATTTACTCTTTGATAATGTGCGGCCGGTTTCGTTGGTGAGCAACAATCTTACTTTATTGGTTCCGAGCGATTTTTATAAGGAATATATTGAAGATAATTATCTTTCACTGCTTTCTGCAGCGTTGAAGAAAAATATCGGTAAAGGCGTAAAGCTTTGGTATCAGGTGATGGAGAACAAACCTGCAGGTCAGGAAGCACCCATCACGATGAACATGAAGGGCAAGAGCATTGCCACACCAAAAATGCAGGAAACACTTCCTCCGTCTTTCTCTTCAAACCTGATCAACCCTTTTGTGGTACCGGGAATGAAGAAAATCAATATCGACTCCAATCTTAAAGCCGATTTTTCATTTGATAATTACGTGGAAGGCGAAAGCAACAAATTTGCTTCCACGGTAGCAAGATCCATTGCGAAAAGGCCTGGTGCAACCGCGTTTAATCCGCTGTTTTTGTACGGAGGTTATGGTGTGGGGAAAACACACCTTGGGCACGCTGTAGGTTTGGAAGTTAAAAATTCTTATCCGGACAAGGTTGTTCTGTATCTGTCTTCAGAAAAGTTCATTCAACAGTTTGTTTCTGCCGCGAAAGCCCATAAACAAACGGAATTTGCGAATTTTTACCAGATGGTTGATGTATTAATTATTGACGACATTCAGTTCCTTTCCGGTAAAAAATCTACGCAGGACAGTTTCTTCCATATTTTCGATTATCTACACCAGAATGGCAAGCAGATTATCCTTACTTCCGATAAAGCGCCTGTTGACATTCTTGATATACAGGACAGGATTGTTTCGCGTTTCAAATGGGGACTTTCGGCCGAAATTAAGTCGCCGGATTTCGATACCAGAAGAAAGATCATCGTTGATAAATTAAGCCGCGACGGTATTGTGCTCACTGAAGATATGCTGGATTTCCTTGCATCTGAGGTTAAAACGAATGTCCGGGAACTTATCGGTGTTATCAATTCGGTAATTGCATATTCTACGGTTTACAAGTCTGAATTGAGTTTGGAACTTTTAAAGGAAACCATCAACAAAATTGCGGCTAACCAGAAGAAAGTCATCAACATTCCTTACATTCAGGAAGTTGTGTGTGAGTACTTCGGGATTGAAAGAGAGCAGCTTTTATCCAAGACAAGAAAAAGAGAAATCGCGCTGCCAAGACAATTGGCGATGTATTTCGCGAAAGAGTTCACCAATGCCACCTTCACGAAAATAGGTGAGGAAATGGGCGGAAAAGACCACTCAACGGTGATGTACGCGTGCGATACGATAAAAGATGTGTCGAAGATCGATAAAGAACTGAAAAAGTACGTGAAAGAACTCACCGAAAAAATTAAGCAATAG
- a CDS encoding protein tyrosine phosphatase: protein MKILVVCLGNICRSPFAEGILKSVLPEDFEVDSAGTISLHEGEHPDKRAVQTAKNHGIDISKQRSRPITIEDFDVFDKILCMDLSIMEDVVSMAKTDGQRAKVSLFLQEAGIAGNNYEVFDPYWSEMDGFEEVFLLLKDASEKLKAKYS, encoded by the coding sequence ATGAAAATACTCGTCGTCTGCCTTGGCAATATCTGCAGAAGCCCTTTCGCAGAAGGAATTCTAAAATCGGTTTTGCCTGAAGATTTCGAAGTGGATTCGGCCGGAACCATTTCGCTGCACGAAGGTGAGCATCCTGATAAACGCGCCGTTCAAACTGCCAAAAATCATGGAATTGATATTTCAAAACAAAGATCGCGCCCGATTACAATTGAGGATTTTGATGTTTTCGATAAGATTTTATGTATGGATTTGAGTATAATGGAGGATGTAGTTTCTATGGCTAAAACCGATGGGCAGCGTGCGAAGGTGTCGCTTTTTTTGCAGGAAGCGGGCATCGCGGGAAATAATTATGAGGTTTTTGATCCCTACTGGAGTGAAATGGATGGTTTCGAGGAAGTTTTTTTACTTTTGAAAGATGCTTCCGAAAAATTAAAGGCTAAATATTCGTGA
- a CDS encoding Uroporphyrin-III C/tetrapyrrole (Corrin/Porphyrin) methyltransferase produces the protein MLFLIPAYLSENSSQSYFAPAIKEYILKTDFFFVENEKTGRKVIKFFAPEKKQADLKLFLLDKYSQTSDVKEALALMKNGQDFGLLSEAGLPCIADPGNLVVKWAHEHSVKVVPVNGPSSIILALISSGFNGQEFTFHGYLPIDKSEKKARIHALENEVQKTGYSQIFMETPYRNNPLFEDLCRFLSPNTKLCIAANINDPADEFIRSLTVREWANNKPELHKIPAIFILGK, from the coding sequence ATGTTGTTTTTAATCCCCGCCTACCTTTCAGAAAATTCATCGCAAAGCTATTTTGCGCCTGCGATTAAAGAATATATTCTGAAAACCGATTTTTTCTTCGTTGAAAACGAAAAAACTGGCCGGAAGGTCATTAAATTTTTCGCGCCCGAGAAAAAGCAGGCAGACCTTAAACTTTTTTTGCTTGATAAATATTCGCAGACTTCGGATGTAAAAGAGGCATTGGCGCTCATGAAGAACGGACAGGATTTCGGACTTCTTTCGGAGGCTGGCCTGCCGTGCATTGCGGATCCCGGAAATCTTGTAGTAAAATGGGCACACGAGCATTCGGTGAAAGTAGTTCCGGTGAACGGACCTTCATCCATTATTTTAGCCTTAATTTCAAGCGGATTCAATGGTCAGGAATTTACATTCCACGGTTATTTACCGATCGATAAGTCGGAGAAGAAAGCCAGGATTCATGCGCTCGAAAACGAAGTGCAGAAGACCGGCTATTCTCAGATTTTCATGGAGACGCCCTACCGCAATAATCCGCTGTTTGAGGATTTATGCCGGTTTCTTTCACCGAATACCAAACTTTGTATTGCGGCTAACATTAATGATCCAGCGGACGAATTTATCCGCTCTTTAACGGTGAGAGAGTGGGCTAATAACAAACCCGAACTCCACAAAATTCCGGCAATATTTATTTTAGGAAAATAA
- a CDS encoding Methionyl-tRNA synthetase — protein MSERKMITAALPYANGPVHIGHLAGVYIPADVYARFQRRLGRDVAFICGSDEHGIPITIRAKKEGVTPQDIVDKYHEIIKKSFADLGISFDEYSRTTSKKHYEVSQDFFATLFNKGKFAEEVSEQYFDEQAGEFLADRYIVGTCPNCSNDNAYGDQCEKCGSTLSPSELINPKSMLSGNVPILKETKNWYLPLNEYENFLNEWIIEGHKNDWKPNVYGQVKSWLTDGLKSRAMTRDLNWGVPVPLPDAEGKVLYVWFDAPIGYISFTQEWAEKNGKDWKDYWQNENSDLVHFIGKDNIVFHCIIFPAMMKAHGDYKMPTNVPAFEFLNLENDKISTSRNWAVWAHEYVEEFPGQQDVLRYALLSSAPETKDNNFTWKDFQTKNNSELVGIFGNFINRVAVLIHKYYDGIVPQGNEQAPELHEISKAASEIESYLERYEFRNALSSMMNLARFGNQFLQTEEPWKTIKDNPEKAANSLFIGAQIAVGLAQICEPFLPFSSDKLLKMFNVSQLSWKEIANQQILIKTGHQINTAELLFSKIEDETIDFQIQKLENTKNSNKKTNPNAKPMKDEIQFDDFTKIDLRTATILTAEKVEKADKLLKFSVDTGVDVRTVVSGIAESFTPEECIGKQVMILLNLAPRKIRGIESQGMLLLTTKPDGKLAFVTPEETVENGIEIG, from the coding sequence ATGTCAGAAAGAAAGATGATTACTGCGGCGCTGCCCTACGCCAACGGCCCGGTACATATTGGCCATTTGGCCGGAGTATATATTCCTGCAGATGTTTATGCGCGTTTTCAGCGCAGACTTGGGCGCGACGTTGCATTTATTTGTGGCTCAGACGAGCACGGAATACCGATCACCATAAGAGCTAAAAAAGAAGGTGTAACCCCACAGGACATCGTCGATAAATACCACGAAATCATCAAGAAATCTTTCGCTGACCTTGGAATTTCTTTTGACGAATATTCGCGCACCACTTCAAAAAAACATTATGAAGTAAGCCAGGATTTCTTCGCGACACTTTTCAACAAAGGTAAATTCGCAGAAGAAGTTTCCGAACAGTATTTTGATGAACAGGCCGGAGAATTTCTCGCAGACCGCTACATCGTCGGCACCTGCCCAAATTGCAGCAACGACAATGCTTACGGTGATCAGTGTGAAAAATGCGGTTCTACCCTCTCGCCATCCGAACTCATCAACCCTAAATCGATGCTGAGCGGTAATGTTCCCATCCTTAAAGAAACCAAAAACTGGTATCTGCCATTAAACGAGTACGAAAACTTCCTTAATGAATGGATTATCGAAGGTCATAAAAACGACTGGAAACCCAATGTGTACGGCCAGGTAAAATCGTGGCTTACCGACGGACTCAAATCACGGGCGATGACGCGCGACCTCAACTGGGGCGTGCCGGTACCGCTTCCTGATGCAGAAGGAAAAGTGCTTTACGTATGGTTTGATGCACCCATCGGTTATATTTCATTCACTCAGGAATGGGCAGAAAAAAACGGTAAAGACTGGAAAGATTACTGGCAGAACGAAAATTCGGATCTTGTGCATTTCATCGGAAAAGATAATATCGTGTTTCACTGCATTATTTTCCCGGCAATGATGAAAGCGCATGGAGACTATAAGATGCCGACCAACGTTCCGGCTTTCGAATTTCTGAATCTTGAAAACGATAAAATTTCCACCTCCAGAAACTGGGCGGTTTGGGCACATGAATATGTGGAAGAATTCCCGGGACAGCAGGACGTTCTGCGCTATGCGCTACTTTCTTCCGCGCCCGAAACCAAAGACAATAATTTCACATGGAAAGATTTCCAGACGAAGAATAACTCAGAATTGGTGGGAATTTTCGGGAACTTTATCAACAGAGTTGCCGTTCTGATCCATAAATATTATGACGGAATTGTTCCTCAGGGCAATGAACAGGCACCGGAATTACACGAAATATCAAAAGCAGCCAGCGAGATTGAAAGCTATCTCGAAAGGTACGAGTTCCGCAATGCGCTGAGCTCAATGATGAATCTGGCACGTTTCGGAAACCAGTTTCTGCAAACCGAAGAACCCTGGAAAACCATTAAAGACAACCCCGAAAAAGCCGCTAACTCGCTGTTCATCGGCGCGCAGATCGCAGTTGGTTTGGCGCAGATCTGCGAACCGTTTTTACCTTTCAGTTCAGATAAATTACTGAAAATGTTCAACGTTTCACAACTCAGCTGGAAAGAGATTGCAAATCAGCAGATTTTAATTAAAACCGGCCATCAGATTAATACCGCAGAGTTATTATTCTCTAAAATCGAGGACGAAACCATCGATTTCCAGATTCAGAAATTAGAAAACACCAAAAATTCCAACAAAAAAACAAATCCAAACGCCAAACCCATGAAAGACGAGATTCAGTTTGATGATTTTACCAAAATAGATTTAAGAACGGCAACAATTCTTACCGCTGAAAAAGTGGAAAAAGCCGATAAACTGTTAAAATTTAGCGTGGATACAGGCGTTGACGTAAGAACTGTAGTTTCGGGAATCGCGGAAAGCTTCACACCGGAAGAGTGTATCGGCAAACAGGTGATGATTTTATTAAATCTCGCACCAAGAAAAATCCGTGGAATTGAATCTCAGGGAATGCTTTTACTCACAACGAAACCTGACGGAAAATTAGCGTTCGTAACGCCGGAAGAAACCGTAGAAAACGGAATTGAAATAGGATAA